One genomic segment of Mangifera indica cultivar Alphonso chromosome 6, CATAS_Mindica_2.1, whole genome shotgun sequence includes these proteins:
- the LOC123219537 gene encoding uncharacterized protein LOC123219537, with product MVSQLQRRIALRRKLHILRILTNSKSVKKSSIIMDSFLYIYKLKLKLEEIKREYSNLMAIKKEYLNLMKHIQVPKEVKVDKVGEKFLVRVICKKEENSLVSVLEVLDEVGMNVLQASVSCNYFFSMDAIAVAQNQQAVDVREVTQLILKAIEKKDVPCLVNDSK from the exons atggTTTCCCAGCTACAAAGAAGGATTGCACTGCGCAGAAAGCTTCACATTCTGAGAATTCTCACCAACTCCAAATCT GTGAAAAAGAGTTCCATCATCATGGACAGTTTTCTCTACATTTACAAGTTAAAACTCAAACTGGAAGAGATCAAAAGAGAGTACTCAAACCTCATGGCTATCAAAAAGGAATACTTAAACTTAATGAAACACATTCAAGTGCCCAAG GAGGTGAAAGTGGATAAGGTTGGGGAAAAGTTTTTAGTAAGGGTGATATGCAAGAAAGAAGAGAACAGTCTGGTTTCAGTTTTAGAAGTGTTGGATGAAGTGGGAATGAATGTTCTACAGGCTAGTGTTTCATGCAACTATTTTTTCTCCATGGACGCAATTGCTGTTGCACAAAACCAACAGGCTGTGGATGTCAGGGAAGTCACTCAACTTATTCTCAAGGCCATTGAAAAGAAAGATGTTCCTTGTCTAGTTAATGACTCAAAGTAA